TATAGAGCTAATTGAACTCCTTCGGCAAGTGCTTGCGCGGTTTGCGCCCTGTCGTTGTTCCAAATTGGCAGGCTAATTCCTAGAGTTCTGCACTTCTGCTTTTTAGCTAATCTGCCAACGACGGCGGCGGCTCTGCGTAAGGTTTCGATTGTCAGAGCTTCGGGTTTCCCTAAACCTACTAGTATAATTTTACGAACCGGGCTACCAGCACCTACTCGCGTAACAATACTGCTGCCTTGTTTACCCTTAAATTCCTCTTCGGTAATCAGCTCTTTTATACTGCCAGCCAAATTTTCATCTAAAGTTGCCAGTTCGCCAGTTAATTCTACAGCATCTTCAAATAATCCAATTGCCAAACCATCCCCCGTCCATTTTAGAAGGGGGGTATCAGTTCCACGAATTTCCATTTCTTGTGTTCTGCGTAAAACTTCTTGTACCAGTATTGCTTAAAATAAACAATTTATGCTTATGAAAGTGGGTAGTAGGTAGTAGGTAGTGGGTAAAAACAACTAACAACTAACAACTATCAACTATCAACTAACTCAATGACTAAGCAATTGTGCTACGACATTCGCTAATTCATCTGGCATAACGGGCTTAGAGAGATGTTTTTGGAAACCTGCCGCGATCGCCAAGTGGCGATCTCTATCTCCAGCATATGCCGTGAGGGCGATCGCCTGAATGTGTCCTCCCTTTTCGGGTGGCAATGCCCTAACTTGGCGAATCAGGCTGTAGCCATCTTCTTCTGGCATACCAATATCGCTGATGAGCACATCTGGTTGAAATGTTGCCAGAACCTCTAATGCTGAGGCAGCGGAGGTGACAGCAGTGGTAATTGCTCCAAAATCCTGCAAAGCAAATACCACAAAATCTCGTGAGTCAGCGTCATCGTCTACGACCAAGACGCGCACACCTTCAAGTGGAGATGAGGGAGATGAGGAAGATAATGAAGATAATGAAGATAATAATGTTGATTTGCCTGCGCCTTTCTTCTCAAGGATTGGCAGATGCACAGTAAATGTTGCTCCTTGTCCTTCTCCTGCACTCTCTGCTGTGACAGTTCCACCATGCAGTTCTACCAGGTGACGTACAATTGCCAAACCCAATCCCAAACCCCCATGTTTACGAGTGGTAGAACCATCTGCCTGACGAAAGGAATCAAACACGTAAGGAAGAAAGTTAGAATTTATCCCCATACCTGTATCTCTCACCGTAATTCTGACATACTCTGGGGAGTGGGGAGTCGGGAATGGAGAGGACCTTGTCTCATCTTCCTGATCTCCCCCCACTCTTTTGAGATCCACTTCTACCCGTCCTCCCTGTGGGGTAAACTTAATGGCGTTAGACAGGAGATTCCAGACAATTTGCTGTAATCGGCTCGGGTCGCCTAAAACAAGGAATTTTGGCTTTTGGATTGTGGATTGAGGAGGACAGGAGATCTCTCCTTGTCCGCTTGCCATCTTGTCTGCCGTTGCCAATCCAGAATCTAAAATTGTAAATTGCAAATTGATTGATTTGGCTTGAGCTGCTAGACGCATTGTGTCAATAGCGGCTTCAATTGCTGGAATCAGATTTGTTGGATGGGGACGCAGAGTCAACTTACCACTAATAATGCGAGACACATCGAGCAAATCTTCAATAAGTTGTGTTTGTAACTTGGCGTTGCGCTCAA
The sequence above is a segment of the Mastigocladopsis repens PCC 10914 genome. Coding sequences within it:
- a CDS encoding hybrid sensor histidine kinase/response regulator, whose product is MSGLRFLLLEDSLLDAELIYALLSEGGIACEQVQVKTQAEFQMALEQDSFDLILSDYSLPGFDGITALKMAQHYCPDIPFIFITATMGEEVAIETLKSGATDYVLKQRLDRLVPSVRRALREAQYQRACKIAEAELHRREQEFRALAENSPDAIARIDGELRYCYVNPATELATGIPLEKWLGKTVAEMGYPEKLHEAWEARLRQVFATGSGCWMEFNFPSQKGHIYYQVRIVPEYTQNGNVQSLLSIARDVTEYKLAERALQAREAELRQQKEELERANRIKDEFLAVLSHELRSPLNAILGWSKILRTRTLDATSLSRALETIERNAKLQTQLIEDLLDVSRIISGKLTLRPHPTNLIPAIEAAIDTMRLAAQAKSINLQFTILDSGLATADKMASGQGEISCPPQSTIQKPKFLVLGDPSRLQQIVWNLLSNAIKFTPQGGRVEVDLKRVGGDQEDETRSSPFPTPHSPEYVRITVRDTGMGINSNFLPYVFDSFRQADGSTTRKHGGLGLGLAIVRHLVELHGGTVTAESAGEGQGATFTVHLPILEKKGAGKSTLLSSLSSLSSSSPSSPLEGVRVLVVDDDADSRDFVVFALQDFGAITTAVTSAASALEVLATFQPDVLISDIGMPEEDGYSLIRQVRALPPEKGGHIQAIALTAYAGDRDRHLAIAAGFQKHLSKPVMPDELANVVAQLLSH